CCCGACCAGGCGTCGAGCGGGGCGAGCAACGGCTCGATGAGCTGGGCGATGGCCGGCTCGCCGATCCAGCCGAGCCCGAGGGACGCGAGCGTGATGCCCAGCTGGTTGGCGGACAGGTACGCGTCGAGCCGCTGCGACATCTGGAGCGCGAGCCGGGCCCGCGCGTCCCCCTCGCGCACGAGCTGCTCCAGCCGCGTCGGCCGCATCTTGACGATGGCGAACTCGGACGCGACGAAGAACGCGTTGAGGAGCACCAGGAGCGCGGTGCCCAGGAGATAGACGAACGTCATGCCGATCGACGTCCTCCCCCGGGCGCGCCCGCCGCCCCGCGCCTCCTCGGCGACGAGCCGCGGCTAGATCCTCGCACGTTCGAGGATCTTGCTTCGCAGGTCCGGGTCGTCGTTCCTGAGTCCATCGACGAGAGCATCGGCCGGGGAGTTCCCCTTGGCGATGAGCGCGCTGAGCCGATCGAGGTGGACGCGCTCGTCCTTGCCGTTCTTGTTCAGGCGCGCGCGCCGCTCGAGGCCGCCCGAGGCGATCGAGACGAGCCGCTCGGCCAGCGCCGCGAGCGGCTTGCCGCGGAACGTGGCGCGGAGCGCGCGCTCGGCGATCTGCGGGCGCACGGCCTCGAGCTCGTCGAACCTGAAGCTCTCGGACAGGGCGTCGGCCTCGTCGAGCGCGCGCGCGTCGTAGAGGATGCCTGCCCAGAGCGCCGGGAGCGCACAGACGAGGTTGGCCGGCAGCGAGTCTGCGCCGCGGACCTCGATGGTCCGCTTCAGCCTGACCTCCGGGAAGAGGGTGTTGAGGTGCATCTCCCAGTCGCCGCGGGTGGCCCGGTGCCCCTCGAAGCCGTGCTCCAGGAAGTCGCGGAAGGTCTGCCCCGTGTTCTCGATCACCGCGCTGTCGCGCTTGATGAGGAACATCGGCGCATCGACCGCCCACGCGACGTAGTCCGAGAAGCGGCGCCCGCGCTCGAGCACGTTGCGGATCAGCCCCTGCCGCGCGGCGTCGACGTCGAGCCAGACCTTGGCGCGGTAGCTCCGCCCGCCGAACAGCGCCCCCTCGTAGAACGGGGAGTTCGCGAAGATCGCCGTCACGAGCGGGGAGAGCCGGAGCGACACGCGGAGCGCGCGCATCGCCGCCTCCTCGCTGGCGTAGTCGAAGTTCGCCTGCACGGTGGCGGTGCGGCGCATCATGTCGAGGCCGTGCGCGCCGCGCGTCGGCAGGTAGCGCCGCATGATCGCGTAGCGCGCCTTGGGCACCCAGGAGAGCTCGGCTTGCGACGCGAAGGGGTGGAACCCGATGCCGAGCCAGGCCAGCTTGAGCTCGGCGGAGATGTCCCGCAGCTCCGCGAGGTGCCCGCTCATCTCCATGCAGATCTGGTGGATGTTCTCGAGGGGCGCTCCGGACAGCTCGAGCTGCCCGCCTGGCTCGAGGGTCACCGAGGCGCCAGCCCGGGCGAGCGCGATCAGCGGACCGCCGGGGACCTCGTTCTCGGGCGCCCAGCCGTGCCGCTCGACGAGCGCCTGGAGCACGGTGAGGATGCTCCGCTCGCCCTCGTACGGAAGGGCAGCGCCCGTCCTGGCGTCGACCCCGAACTTCTCCGCCTCGGCGCCGATCCGGTGAAGGGCTTCGGGCTTCGTGGCTTCGTGGAAGGGAAACAGCAGATCGTCAAACGTCTCCAACGGTTGAGACTTCGACTCACTCCCGTGGCTTGCATCGGCCATCATCACGTTTCCGGTTGGGTTTCGTTCTCGCTTAGAGCGCGCGCCTGAGCAGGGGCGCGCGCTGCGCTGTACGGAGCATCTTCGCGAGCGCGCCGAGGTGCGCCAGCGTTGTCCCCGTTCCTCCCCCGAGCATTCGCGCGCCCGCCTCGATGAGCCGCGCCGCTGACGCCGCCCACGCATCGCAGATCTCGGCGGGCGCGATGCGATCGGCCCCGTCCGCCTGCGCAGGTTCGGCGCCGAGCAGCACGCCGACCTGAACCTCGTGCGCGACGCCCTCGAGGCGCCGGAGCACGTTGAGCCCGAGCTCGACCGACGCCACCTCGAAGAGCAGCGCGTCCGCGCCGCTGTCGAGGGCCGACCGGGCGACCTCCTCGAACCCCTCGCCATCGGCGGTGCGCCCTGCGCCGTCGAGCTCCACGAGCGCCCACGTCGCCAGCTGCGTCGTGTTGGCGCTGACGACCGCCGCGCGGCGCGCGAGCCGCGCGACCGTGGGGCCCACGCACGCTGCCTGGGCTGGATCGAAGCCGCACGCGACGAGGATCTCACAGCCTGCCGCCGCCAGCCTGGCCGCATGGACGGCGTAATCCTCCGCGATCCGGTCGGCCATGGGTGCGGCGGCAGTGTGGCCCAGGATACCGGCCACCGCCACGCGGCGCGCGGCCGCGCCCGCCGCCTCCGTCGCGAGCTCGACCGCGGTTCCGGTCAGCGCGGCGGCGCGGAACGCCATGCCGATCGGCGCCAGAGCGCGCGTCGTCGTGGCGGACGTGAGCGCCCGGACGACGTCGATCCCCAGCGCGATCTCCTGCTCGTGCAGCTCAGCGATCGCTCGAGGCGACTCGCGGAGCAGCCGGCCGAGGGCGGTGGTGGAGGAGACCGCTGTGCCTCGTCCACGGAGCGACGCGAGCGGATCGCCGCCGATGATGAGCGGACGACCCACGGGAGGCCGAGAGGTGGAGGCCTCGAGCGCATTCACGTCCTTCGCTGCTTTCCAGGGCTCCTCTACCACCGGTCTATAAGGGGAAACTAGCCCAAGACGGCCCTTCCGCGTCGCGAAATGGTGCAGGCCAGCGGGCTGGAGCACAGCGTTCCACGCAGCGCAGTCGGGGGCAACCTGACGGACGCGCACCGGCGCTGGGCGCGGCGCCGGGGAGGAACGGGGGATCGGCCGTCATGAGGGGCTCCGCGTTGCCAAGGGTCCTCATGTGGCCGGGAGGCTCCGGCCCCCTACCCCTCGGCCCCGGCGCGCGACGAACTTCCGGTCGAAGAGCCGCACCCGGCGGACGAACAGATCGAGCAGGAAGACGACCATCGCGGCGTAGATGAACTGCTGCCAGAGCTCCTCGTGGAACGTCACCTTTTCCCCTGCCGGGTCGAAGATGGCCGCCACGCCGTTCGGATCGACCGCCCCGCCGGTCGACGTCGCGGCCTTCTCGAGGATGGCGAGCTCGGGCTCGAAGCTCGCGTACTCGCGGGGGTACGGGTTCGAGACGTGGCCGTAGCTGACGGCGACGGGCCGGAGCGAGCCGTCCTCGGCCTCGCGCAGGTGCTCCGCCCGCAAGAGGAACGAGCCGTACCGATCCAGCGCAAGCGCCGTCTCGTAGCGCCCCGGCGCGGTCTGACGCATGTCGACGACCCGCGTCGCGCCGCCCGGCTCGGGCCCGATGAGGGTGAGCCGGGAGGTCAGGTTGTTCTCGAACCGATCGTCGGCCCCGAACGCGTCGACGGACGCGCGCAGCTCTCCGTCGACGATCTCGGCCTTCATGTCGAGCTCGCGCCGGTGCTTCTGGCGCATGTGCTCGTGGACGAGCTGCCCCCAGAACTTCTCGAAGCCTGGCCACCTCAGCCACTCGACGGCCCAGCGCGCCTTGACGTCGCTCGTCCAGGCCAGCGTCCACCCGAGGCCGACGCGCCAGCGCGCGAGGATCGGCTCCTCGCTGTCGCTCGTGAGCAGCTCCTGGGCCGGCGGCGGCTTCAGCTTGGTCGAGACGTAGCCGTGCAGGTTGGGCGCCGTGCGGACGTCGACGCCCCGGAGGAACGCCGCGTCGCCGACCTGGGTCACCGGGAACCACTCCTCGACGGCGGCGGCGCGCGCGACCATCTCGGTCTCCTTGGTGAAGATCCGCGGCAGGTTGTTCGGATCAGGGACCGCGTGGAAGCGCCCCCCGCCCACGTCGGCGATCATCTTGAGCAGCTGCTCGTCGAGGTCGTTCCCGAGCCCCACGGTGGTCACGGTGATCGACTCGGCGATCATGGCGGACACGAGGTCCCGGATGCCGCCCGTCGACGCCTTGCCGTCCGTGAGGAGGATGACGTGCTTCTTGCGCGCCTGCGTGACGGTCATGTCCTGGTAGGCGGCGTCGAGCGCGGAGAAGATCTCGGTCCCGCCGCCCGGTTGGATGCGCGCGATCTCGCCCGCGATCCGCGAGCGGTTGCGCGCGGGCTGCATCTTCACGTAGCGGGTCGGCGCCGAGTCGAACGCGATCACCTCGATCAGATCGTCCGACGACAGGACCCCGGCGGTCGCCTTCGCCGCGGCCTTGGCCATCTCGAGGGGCAGCCCGGTCATCGATCCCGAGCGATCCATGACGAGCGCCATCGCGACGCTCGGCATGTCCTTCTTTCGCTCGTTGTCCATCCGGACCGGCAGGATCCGCTCGATGGTGGTGCGGTACCAGCCGCCGAGGCCGTACCCCGACTCGCCGCCGGCGAAGAGGAACCCCCCGCCGAGATCCCGCACGTAGCTCTCGATGATCTCCTGCCCCTGCAGGCTGAGCGCTTCCTTCGGGGTATCGGACACGATCAGGAAGTCGTAGCGCTCCATCTCCTTGAGGGAGCCGGGGAAGCCAGCCGGCGGCCTGACGTCGACGTCGAGCTGCTGCGCGGTGAGCGCGCTCGAGAGCGGGCCGGCGTGCTGCGGCGTCCCCTCGACGTAGAGCACCGACGGGCGCCCAGGCACGTCGATGGTGGTCGCGTACCGGTTGTTCTCCTTGAACTTGTCGTCCGCGATCTGGTCGAGCTCGAGCGCGTAGGTCACCTGCCCCGCGATGCGCACGACGCTCTTGAACACGACGTCGTTCGGCCCCGCCTTGAGCTCGAGATCCCGGATGCCCTCGAGGCCGTTCAGCGCCTCCCCCTGGAAGAGCCGCGCGCGCGCCTTGGTGGCGCGGCTTGCGTAGATGTCGGCGTGGATCTCGAACGTCTCCCCGACCTTGACCCGGTCGGGCATCCTCAGCTCCCGCACCGCGACCTCGGGCGGCGCGGGCCGCCGGTACGGGATGGAGAACAGCCGCACCCCGACGTCGCGCGCCCGGTTGGCCTCGGCGAGCACGTCGCCGTCCGTCTGCACGCCGTCCGACATCAGCACGGCGCGCTTGAGGTAGCCGGGCGGATACAGCCCGTAGGCGAGCTGTAGCGCGGCCTGGAGGTTCGAGCCTGCGCCGAGATCGCCGCGCTGTCCGTTCGCGTCGAGGTGGCGGCCGATGAGCGGCGCGCGCCGCTCCGCCTCGCGACCGGCCGCCTCGCCGGCCGCGCGCTCGACGAGCCGCGGCCGCCGCGCGAAGGTGATCACCTTGATGACGCCGTCCTCGGGCTTCTCGGCGAACGCCTTGTCGAGCGTCGCGCGCGCGTCGTCGAGCGCCTCGTCGGTGACCGACTCGGAGACGTCGATGAGGTAGATGGTGGCGACCTTCTCCGTGGTCGCGGACCTCGCGAGCCGCGACAGCCCGAGCGCGATCAGCGCGACGAACGCGACCCGCAGCAGCACCGAGAGCACGCGCTGCGGCAGGGGGAGGTCGGCGAGGGATCCCGCGAGGACACCGACGAACCAGGGCGCGAGCAGGATCGCGCCGAGCATCTTCGGGTTGAGGAGCTCGTACTTCACCCCCTCGCGCACCCACGTCAGCGTCGGATCCGGGTGCAGGAGGACATACCTCCGGTACGCCCAGAACAGGATCCCGCCGAGCGCGACGCATGTGATGGCCCACGCGACGATGCGCAGCCTGCGACCACGGAACGCGCTCACACCGTCACCCTCCTGTGGTACGTGAACCACTCGATCGCGGTCACGACGAGCACCGCCGCGAGCAGGTAGACCCAGAGCTCACGGCGAACGCCGATCTTGAACTCGCTCACCGCGCCGGCGCCGCGGCCGTCGACCTTGAGCTCGACGGCCGGGGCGATCGCGCTCTCCTCCGGCGCCGAGAGGTTCGCGGCGAACATGCTCTCCTCCTGCGCGCCCGCCGCGCCGACGCGCAGCGTGTAGAAGCCGGCGTGCTGCCCGAGGAACACGGCGCGCCCTTCCTGGATGGGGACCGTGCGCGTCGTCCCGTCGGGCTGCTCCAGGCTGGCCACCTCCGCGGACGAGGACGCCGGGATGTGCCAGACGGAGCCCGTGCGGAACGAGGAGATGTAGCTCGTGTCCTCCTCGACGAAGTTGTTGATCGCGTTGAGCAGGAAGAGCGGCCAGGCGATGCGGAGGGGGAAATCGCTCTCGCGAACGTCGAAGCCGAGCGCCACGAATTTCACGCCGCTGCGCCGCCCCTCGATCAGCAGCGGGCCCTTGTAGCTCCGGCCGACGACCCTGTCTTCCTTGTTGCCCTTGAGCACGTGGGCGCGCGCGACGTTCACGTCGCTGAGCGCCGTGTAGCGCAGGAGCGGGTGCTTCGCGTCGAGCTCGTCGAAGCCCAGGCGGTAGTTCGGGTCGTCGTCGAGGACCTCCTTGCCCACCTCGAACGGGACGCTGGTCCCGGTCGGGTTGAGGTAGAGCAGGCTCCCGCTCCCCGGCGCGACGCTCGGCGCCACGCCATCGAAGATGGTCACGTCGAACGAGGCGGCCGCCGGGTACCGCTGCGGATCGACGAAGGTCACGTCGAGGTACTCGTCGAGGAGCAGCGCCGCCTCGAGGAACATGTTCCCCGCGGAGACGACCTGGACGCGCGCGCGGCGCCGCTCGGGGAGCAGCGCGTAGGCGCGGTTGTCCGCGGGGAGGTCGTCCGAGCCGCCGTCGGCCAGCGAAAGCTTCGCCTCGAGCGTCTTCGAGGCGCCGGAGAGGTTCGGGTAGAAGCGGGGCAGCTTCTCCTTGGGCTTGAGCCGGATGCGCGTCAGATCCGTGAGCTGGCCGTCGCCGAGCAGCGACAGCTCGAGATCGAGGGGCTCGTCGCTCGTGTTGGTGACCTCGAGCATCACCTCGTAGCGGCTCTTGTCGAGCGGGTAACGCCGCACCGAGAACTCGGTGATGGCGGCGTTCCTCGATCCCTTGCCGATCGGCAGGTACGAGAGCTTGATGTCGCCGAGGCGCACCTGTCCGCCGGCGTCGGTCGGCTCGCCGAGCGCGCCGTCGCTCACGACGATGACCTCCGGCGACGGGAGCCCGCTCAGGGTGTCGCTCGCGAAGCGGAGCGCGCGCGCGAAGTCGGCGGTGGCGTCGGTCGGCCTCACCGCCGCGACGGCCGCCTCGAGCTCCGCGATCTCTCCGGTGAGCGTCGACAGGGGCGTGATGGCCGCGTCCATCTGGGCCAGCAGCATGCGGTCGCTGCCGGAGAGGCCGCGGACCATCTTCTTGACCTCTTCCTTCGCGAGCTCGAGGCGCGAGGGCGCGACGTCGATGGCCTGCATGCTCGCGCTCGCGTCGATGAGGACGACGATGTTGCGCCCCTCGACGAGGTTCGCCTGCGGGCGCGGATCCCCCAGCGCGAGCAGGAGCAGCGCGAGGAGCGCGAGCTGCAGCAGCAGCGACAGGAGCCGCTTCAGCTGCGAGAACAGGCTCGTCGCCTCCTTGTCCCGGAGGATGCGCTCCCAGATCCTCGAGAAGGGGACCGCGACCGGCCGCCGGCGCAGCTTGAGGATGTAGAAGACGACGACCACGGCCCCGGCGAGGGCGCCGATCTGGAGCAGTGTCTGCAGCGGAACGCCGGTGAAGTGCAGCATCGCTACCGGAGGAAGCCGCCTCGGCGAAACACGCGAAGGATCAGCTCATCGAAGGGGACGGACACGTCCGCGCGGAAGTAGCTCACCTGCCGCGACGTGCAGAAGCGGCGGATCTCGTCGAGGTACTGCTCGTAGGCCTCGGCGTAGCGCTCGAGCACCTTGGGGGTCACCGTGACCTCGCGCTCGTCGCCGGTCTCGCAGTCGTAGACGCGCACGTCCCCGCGCAGCGCAGGCCGGGCCTCGCGCGCGTCGACGACGTGGAGCACGAACGGCTCGAACCGGTTGTACCGGAGGACGTTGATGCCGCGCTCGAAGCCCGCCGGATCATAGAGATCGCTGAGGATCACAGCGAGGCCGCGCCGCTTGTGCTGCGCCACGAAGGTCTTCATCGCCTCGCCGAGGTCGGTCGGGCCCTCGGCGCGCGCCTGCCCGAGGAAGCGGAAGATCCTGAAGATGCGCGCCTTGCCCCGGGTCGACTGCATGCGCCCGCTGATCTCGTCGGTCGCGGTGACGATCGCGATGCGGTCGAGGTTGGCGAGCCCCACGTACGCCAGCGCCGCGGCGAGGCGCTTTGCGTGCCGCAGCTTCTCGCCGTCGCCGAACGCCATCGACGCCGAGGTGTCGACGATGAAGTAGATCGAGAGGTCTTCCTCCTCCTCGTAGAGCCGGATGAGGAGCCGGTCGAAGCGCTGGTACGCGGCCCAGTCGAGGTACCGGAAATCGTCGCCGGGCGCGTAGTCGCGGTGGTCGGCGAACTCGACCCCTGAGCCGGTCTTCTTGGTTCGCCGCTCCGCGCGCATCGCCCCCGAGAAGACGCGGCGGCTCACCATCGCGAGGTAGTCGAGCTTGCGCTGGAACTCGTCGTCGAAGAGCTCCTCGTCGGGGGCGCCCGCGGAGAGCGCGGAGAAGCGGCGCAGCGGCGCGGCGGCCCTCTTGAACGCGTCGAAGAGCCCCATGCTACCTTCGACGGCGCCTCATTTGCTCTCCGGAAGGTGCTTGAGGATCGCCTGCAGCACCTCGTCGGTCTTCACGCCCTCGGCCTCGCCCTCGAAGTTGAGCAGCACGCGGTGCCGGAGGGCGGGCAGCGCGCACGCGCGCACGTCGTCGACCGACGCAGCGAACCGCCCCTCGAAGAGCGCGCGGATCTTCGCGGCGAGCAGCAGCGCCTGCGCCCCGCGCGGCGATCCGCCGAACTTCACGAACCGCTTCACTTCGTCGAGGCTGCCTCCCTCGGCGGGGTGGGTGGCCTGGAGCAGCCGCACCGCATAGTCCTGGACGTGCTTCGCCACCGGCACCTCGCGGACGAGCCGCTGCATGGCGATGATCCGCTCCTTGTTCAGGACCGGCCGCACCTCGATCGCGTCGGTGCCGGTCGTCCGCTCGAGGATCGAGTTCAGCTCGTCGCGGCTGGGGAACGGCACGTGCAGCTTGAAGAAGAACCGATCGAGCTGCGCCTCCGGCAGCGGGTACGTCCCCTCGCTCTCGAGGGGGTTCTGCGTCGCCAGGACGAAGAACGGCTCTTCCAGCGTGTAGCTCTGCCGCGAGACCGTGACGCGGTGCTCCTGCATGGCCTCGAGGAGCGCGCTCTGCGTCTTCGGCGTGGCCCGGTTGATCTCGTCGGCGAGCACGATGTTCGCGAAGATCGGCCCCTTGCGGAACGAGAACGACCGCTGCCCGCCCGCGTTCTCATCGATGACCGTGGTGCCGATGATGTCCGCGGGCATCATGTCGGGCGTGAACTGGATGCGCGAGAACTGGAGCTCGAGCGCCTCGGCCATGGTGCGGACGAGCATCGTCTTGCCGAGCCCCGGCACGCCCTCGAGCAGCGCGTGCGAGCCCGCGAGCATGCACGTGAGCACGCCGTCGACCACCTCGCGGTTGCCGACGATGACCTTCCCCACCTCCTCGCGCAGCTCTCCGATGCTCGCGCGGAACTCGTCCACCTCGGCCCGCGCTGCTTCCTTCGTCTTCTCGGCCATGACTTCCTGCTTCGCGCCCGCTGTCGCGGGGCGCCTGGTGAGGCGCGGTCGCGTTCGAGCCGCCGGCTCGACTCACTCGCGCGGCCTGATGAGCTGGAAATACCGGTTCACGTAGAACCGGTATCCATCAGGGATCTGATCCTTGTTGATCTGCTGCTCTGCGACCGTGTGATAGTCGGTGAAGACCTTCTTGTAGCCGGTCCCCTTGAAGCCCCGCTCGGCGGCGCTGAGGATCACCTCGCTGTTCGAGGGCCCTTGCTGCGTGTCGAGCCCCTGCGCCTGGACGTCCTGGGTCCCCATCTTCGGGTCGGTGCGCTTGCCCGCGATCTCGCCGCCACGGCCGGAGCCGACGCCGTCGCCCCCGGGCTGGTTGCCGCCGTTGCTGTTGCCCTGGCCGCTCCCGGCCCCCTCCTGCCCCTGCCCCTGCCCGCCGCCGGGCATCAGGATCTTCTTGCCGCCTGGCCCGATCACCAGCTCCTGCCCCTGGCCTTGCCCGCCCTTGCCCTGACCGCCCTGGCCTT
The DNA window shown above is from Sorangium aterium and carries:
- a CDS encoding glutamate--cysteine ligase, with translation METFDDLLFPFHEATKPEALHRIGAEAEKFGVDARTGAALPYEGERSILTVLQALVERHGWAPENEVPGGPLIALARAGASVTLEPGGQLELSGAPLENIHQICMEMSGHLAELRDISAELKLAWLGIGFHPFASQAELSWVPKARYAIMRRYLPTRGAHGLDMMRRTATVQANFDYASEEAAMRALRVSLRLSPLVTAIFANSPFYEGALFGGRSYRAKVWLDVDAARQGLIRNVLERGRRFSDYVAWAVDAPMFLIKRDSAVIENTGQTFRDFLEHGFEGHRATRGDWEMHLNTLFPEVRLKRTIEVRGADSLPANLVCALPALWAGILYDARALDEADALSESFRFDELEAVRPQIAERALRATFRGKPLAALAERLVSIASGGLERRARLNKNGKDERVHLDRLSALIAKGNSPADALVDGLRNDDPDLRSKILERARI
- a CDS encoding homocysteine S-methyltransferase family protein, with the translated sequence MNALEASTSRPPVGRPLIIGGDPLASLRGRGTAVSSTTALGRLLRESPRAIAELHEQEIALGIDVVRALTSATTTRALAPIGMAFRAAALTGTAVELATEAAGAAARRVAVAGILGHTAAAPMADRIAEDYAVHAARLAAAGCEILVACGFDPAQAACVGPTVARLARRAAVVSANTTQLATWALVELDGAGRTADGEGFEEVARSALDSGADALLFEVASVELGLNVLRRLEGVAHEVQVGVLLGAEPAQADGADRIAPAEICDAWAASAARLIEAGARMLGGGTGTTLAHLGALAKMLRTAQRAPLLRRAL
- a CDS encoding VWA domain-containing protein; the protein is MSAFRGRRLRIVAWAITCVALGGILFWAYRRYVLLHPDPTLTWVREGVKYELLNPKMLGAILLAPWFVGVLAGSLADLPLPQRVLSVLLRVAFVALIALGLSRLARSATTEKVATIYLIDVSESVTDEALDDARATLDKAFAEKPEDGVIKVITFARRPRLVERAAGEAAGREAERRAPLIGRHLDANGQRGDLGAGSNLQAALQLAYGLYPPGYLKRAVLMSDGVQTDGDVLAEANRARDVGVRLFSIPYRRPAPPEVAVRELRMPDRVKVGETFEIHADIYASRATKARARLFQGEALNGLEGIRDLELKAGPNDVVFKSVVRIAGQVTYALELDQIADDKFKENNRYATTIDVPGRPSVLYVEGTPQHAGPLSSALTAQQLDVDVRPPAGFPGSLKEMERYDFLIVSDTPKEALSLQGQEIIESYVRDLGGGFLFAGGESGYGLGGWYRTTIERILPVRMDNERKKDMPSVAMALVMDRSGSMTGLPLEMAKAAAKATAGVLSSDDLIEVIAFDSAPTRYVKMQPARNRSRIAGEIARIQPGGGTEIFSALDAAYQDMTVTQARKKHVILLTDGKASTGGIRDLVSAMIAESITVTTVGLGNDLDEQLLKMIADVGGGRFHAVPDPNNLPRIFTKETEMVARAAAVEEWFPVTQVGDAAFLRGVDVRTAPNLHGYVSTKLKPPPAQELLTSDSEEPILARWRVGLGWTLAWTSDVKARWAVEWLRWPGFEKFWGQLVHEHMRQKHRRELDMKAEIVDGELRASVDAFGADDRFENNLTSRLTLIGPEPGGATRVVDMRQTAPGRYETALALDRYGSFLLRAEHLREAEDGSLRPVAVSYGHVSNPYPREYASFEPELAILEKAATSTGGAVDPNGVAAIFDPAGEKVTFHEELWQQFIYAAMVVFLLDLFVRRVRLFDRKFVARRGRGVGGRSLPAT
- a CDS encoding VWA domain-containing protein encodes the protein MLHFTGVPLQTLLQIGALAGAVVVVFYILKLRRRPVAVPFSRIWERILRDKEATSLFSQLKRLLSLLLQLALLALLLLALGDPRPQANLVEGRNIVVLIDASASMQAIDVAPSRLELAKEEVKKMVRGLSGSDRMLLAQMDAAITPLSTLTGEIAELEAAVAAVRPTDATADFARALRFASDTLSGLPSPEVIVVSDGALGEPTDAGGQVRLGDIKLSYLPIGKGSRNAAITEFSVRRYPLDKSRYEVMLEVTNTSDEPLDLELSLLGDGQLTDLTRIRLKPKEKLPRFYPNLSGASKTLEAKLSLADGGSDDLPADNRAYALLPERRRARVQVVSAGNMFLEAALLLDEYLDVTFVDPQRYPAAASFDVTIFDGVAPSVAPGSGSLLYLNPTGTSVPFEVGKEVLDDDPNYRLGFDELDAKHPLLRYTALSDVNVARAHVLKGNKEDRVVGRSYKGPLLIEGRRSGVKFVALGFDVRESDFPLRIAWPLFLLNAINNFVEEDTSYISSFRTGSVWHIPASSSAEVASLEQPDGTTRTVPIQEGRAVFLGQHAGFYTLRVGAAGAQEESMFAANLSAPEESAIAPAVELKVDGRGAGAVSEFKIGVRRELWVYLLAAVLVVTAIEWFTYHRRVTV
- a CDS encoding DUF58 domain-containing protein, coding for MGLFDAFKRAAAPLRRFSALSAGAPDEELFDDEFQRKLDYLAMVSRRVFSGAMRAERRTKKTGSGVEFADHRDYAPGDDFRYLDWAAYQRFDRLLIRLYEEEEDLSIYFIVDTSASMAFGDGEKLRHAKRLAAALAYVGLANLDRIAIVTATDEISGRMQSTRGKARIFRIFRFLGQARAEGPTDLGEAMKTFVAQHKRRGLAVILSDLYDPAGFERGINVLRYNRFEPFVLHVVDAREARPALRGDVRVYDCETGDEREVTVTPKVLERYAEAYEQYLDEIRRFCTSRQVSYFRADVSVPFDELILRVFRRGGFLR
- a CDS encoding AAA family ATPase produces the protein MAEKTKEAARAEVDEFRASIGELREEVGKVIVGNREVVDGVLTCMLAGSHALLEGVPGLGKTMLVRTMAEALELQFSRIQFTPDMMPADIIGTTVIDENAGGQRSFSFRKGPIFANIVLADEINRATPKTQSALLEAMQEHRVTVSRQSYTLEEPFFVLATQNPLESEGTYPLPEAQLDRFFFKLHVPFPSRDELNSILERTTGTDAIEVRPVLNKERIIAMQRLVREVPVAKHVQDYAVRLLQATHPAEGGSLDEVKRFVKFGGSPRGAQALLLAAKIRALFEGRFAASVDDVRACALPALRHRVLLNFEGEAEGVKTDEVLQAILKHLPESK